A stretch of the uncultured Desulfobacter sp. genome encodes the following:
- a CDS encoding MipA/OmpV family protein yields MIKRVLKSVLILLTLFSAATAYCAGNDGLLDDGRQSEKTDETLSEIHPEQEWGLGVVVRSAYIPFNTEDDRVTSLIPLMFYQGERFFMDGLEGGMNVTRQNNYKIDFLGRLRFFDIPKVYQNLIQEDTVDFGFRFRFEPFDHFHADTEFMTDDRFRWHANIKMSYDFSYQRFDLSPFAILRFKSSRFNDYYFGLDRNQPGSGTDFSLGFRARFHVWRNLYLIGKVQTTWLEQNVRDLEYIDEDRVSEFYLGAAFMTPKDRDKKSSISTTPYVRFSHGWATPSNLGEIISGEFKRDEYHNQLTSIFYGHPLTDELFGLPLDIYLTPGVLWHWKSSVQGSCQEYVLAVKAYYTFKWPVRWRFGAAEGISYATDIPHIESSKLAEKGYEPSNLMNYLDFSLDINMGDITGYRPWEKVYLGYAIHHRSAIFETASHFGRISGGSNYHTFYIQYHF; encoded by the coding sequence ATGATAAAAAGAGTGCTCAAATCCGTGCTGATTCTGCTCACCTTATTTTCTGCCGCCACAGCATATTGTGCAGGAAACGATGGGCTCTTAGACGATGGCAGGCAGAGTGAAAAAACAGATGAAACCCTTTCCGAAATCCATCCGGAACAGGAGTGGGGCCTGGGGGTTGTCGTGAGAAGCGCATATATCCCTTTTAATACTGAGGATGACCGAGTCACCTCCTTAATTCCCCTGATGTTTTACCAGGGCGAGCGTTTTTTTATGGATGGCCTTGAAGGGGGCATGAATGTAACACGTCAGAATAATTATAAAATAGATTTTCTTGGCCGGCTTCGTTTTTTTGACATACCCAAGGTCTACCAGAATCTGATTCAGGAAGACACCGTGGATTTTGGATTTCGGTTCAGGTTTGAACCGTTTGATCATTTTCATGCAGATACTGAATTCATGACGGATGACCGGTTCAGGTGGCATGCCAATATAAAGATGTCTTACGATTTCAGCTACCAGCGGTTTGACCTTTCTCCTTTTGCGATACTCAGGTTTAAAAGCAGCCGGTTCAATGACTATTACTTTGGCCTTGACCGAAATCAGCCCGGTTCCGGTACGGATTTTTCACTGGGTTTCAGGGCCAGGTTTCATGTATGGCGCAATTTATACCTCATTGGTAAAGTGCAGACCACCTGGCTTGAACAGAATGTCCGGGATCTTGAGTATATTGATGAGGACCGTGTAAGTGAATTTTACCTTGGCGCCGCTTTCATGACCCCTAAAGACAGGGATAAAAAGTCCTCAATATCCACAACCCCGTATGTTCGGTTCTCACACGGCTGGGCCACACCCTCAAACCTGGGAGAAATCATTTCAGGCGAATTTAAACGGGATGAATATCACAACCAGCTCACCTCAATATTTTACGGGCATCCCCTTACGGATGAACTTTTCGGTCTTCCCCTTGACATATATCTTACCCCCGGCGTCCTGTGGCACTGGAAATCATCGGTACAGGGCTCCTGCCAGGAGTACGTACTTGCCGTCAAAGCCTACTACACCTTTAAATGGCCTGTAAGATGGCGGTTTGGCGCGGCCGAAGGGATCTCCTATGCCACGGATATCCCACACATAGAATCATCAAAACTTGCGGAAAAAGGGTATGAGCCGAGTAACCTGATGAATTATCTTGATTTCTCACTGGACATAAACATGGGCGATATCACAGGATACAGGCCATGGGAAAAGGTTTATTTGGGCTATGCCATCCACCACAGGTCCGCTATTTTTGAAACAGCCTCACATTTTGGACGGATCTCCGGGGGCAGTAACTATCATACTTTTTATATTCAGTATCATTTCTAA
- a CDS encoding helix-turn-helix transcriptional regulator: protein MHQIMVSPRDLGATLRELRKQKGMTQTALGKRVGLDQKRISLMENGNPNIRVTSLFRLLSALDVGMALEPKAIDGTTPVQGHQEYNNKDEW from the coding sequence ATGCATCAGATCATGGTCTCCCCCAGAGATCTTGGGGCAACACTTAGAGAATTGAGGAAGCAAAAAGGGATGACCCAGACAGCCTTGGGTAAACGGGTGGGGCTTGACCAAAAACGGATATCCCTAATGGAAAACGGCAATCCTAATATCCGGGTGACCAGCCTATTCAGACTGCTTTCCGCCTTGGACGTGGGCATGGCCCTTGAGCCCAAGGCCATCGATGGAACGACTCCAGTCCAGGGGCACCAGGAATATAATAATAAGGATGAATGGTGA
- a CDS encoding type II toxin-antitoxin system HipA family toxin, with protein MGKAKNLTVLMNGIPVGQLTRSAKGIISFGYDEDWLSDRNRRPLSLSLPLTTQVYSDDRVENYFDNLLPDNMTLRNRLQARVGASSTRAFDLLSHIGRDCVGAVQLVPEGETPNVKMITADRVDEEQIEAILKSYASMPLGVDIDADFRLSVAGAQEKTAFLRMQNDWYRPSGATPTSHIFKLPMGRLGQTGLDLSGSVENEWLCQKLLGAFGMAAADTQIANFGSQKVVVVKRFDRRWSADSTWLIRLPQEDICQATGIPSALKYEADGGPGMTTVMDLLLGSDKAHEDRTLFMTAQVLFWMLGAIDGHAKNFSIFLRPGSRFHLTPLYDVISIYPLAKAGQISMHKVKMTMAVSGKNRHYRWNSITRKHWLDTAQKCRYPKDEMNQIIEKCCDMAQGCISKVGAVLPPGFPEEISAAIFSGIHQARERLINNKKDVSV; from the coding sequence ATGGGAAAGGCCAAAAATCTTACCGTCCTTATGAACGGTATTCCTGTGGGCCAGCTGACCCGCAGTGCCAAAGGGATTATCTCTTTTGGTTATGACGAGGATTGGCTTTCAGACCGCAACAGAAGGCCCTTGTCTCTGTCCCTGCCTCTCACAACCCAGGTTTATTCTGATGACCGGGTTGAAAATTATTTTGACAACCTGCTGCCGGACAACATGACATTGCGCAACAGGCTGCAGGCCAGGGTCGGGGCTTCATCCACCCGGGCCTTTGACCTGCTCTCCCACATCGGCAGGGATTGTGTGGGAGCCGTGCAACTTGTGCCCGAAGGAGAAACACCAAATGTCAAAATGATCACCGCAGATCGGGTAGATGAAGAGCAGATAGAGGCCATTCTTAAATCGTATGCCTCCATGCCCCTAGGAGTGGACATTGATGCCGATTTCAGGCTTTCCGTTGCCGGCGCCCAGGAAAAAACCGCATTCCTCAGGATGCAAAACGACTGGTACCGCCCTTCCGGGGCCACGCCTACCAGCCATATTTTCAAGCTGCCCATGGGGCGCCTGGGCCAAACCGGCTTAGATTTGTCAGGCAGCGTGGAAAACGAATGGCTCTGCCAAAAACTGTTGGGAGCCTTTGGCATGGCGGCGGCTGACACCCAGATAGCAAACTTCGGCAGCCAGAAGGTGGTGGTGGTGAAGCGGTTTGACCGACGCTGGTCTGCTGACAGCACCTGGCTGATCCGACTGCCCCAGGAAGATATCTGCCAAGCCACGGGAATCCCTTCGGCCCTGAAATATGAGGCGGACGGGGGGCCAGGCATGACCACGGTCATGGATCTGCTTCTGGGCTCCGACAAGGCTCATGAGGACCGGACCTTATTCATGACGGCCCAGGTGCTTTTCTGGATGTTGGGGGCTATTGACGGTCACGCCAAGAATTTCAGCATCTTTCTTCGGCCCGGCAGCCGGTTTCACCTCACCCCACTTTACGATGTCATCTCAATCTATCCTTTGGCCAAGGCTGGCCAGATTTCCATGCACAAGGTGAAGATGACCATGGCCGTTTCAGGGAAAAACCGCCATTACAGATGGAACAGTATAACCAGAAAACATTGGTTGGATACGGCACAAAAATGCAGATACCCAAAAGATGAAATGAATCAGATTATTGAAAAATGCTGCGATATGGCACAAGGCTGCATAAGTAAGGTCGGTGCGGTCCTGCCTCCGGGATTTCCCGAGGAGATTTCAGCAGCCATTTTTTCTGGGATACACCAGGCAAGGGAACGGTTGATTAACAATAAAAAGGATGTATCTGTTTAA
- the vapB gene encoding type II toxin-antitoxin system VapB family antitoxin — MDVGTVFVNNRTQAVRLPVDSRFPENVKKVVVRVVGKDRILSPVENTWDSFFLSEDGVSDDFMTERASQEQSEREAF, encoded by the coding sequence ATGGATGTAGGAACCGTCTTTGTAAATAATAGAACCCAAGCGGTAAGATTACCGGTTGACAGCCGATTCCCGGAAAATGTGAAAAAAGTTGTTGTGCGTGTTGTCGGCAAAGACCGTATACTTTCTCCTGTGGAAAACACATGGGATAGCTTTTTTCTTTCTGAAGATGGCGTCTCAGATGATTTTATGACGGAACGTGCTTCACAAGAACAATCAGAAAGGGAAGCTTTTTGA
- a CDS encoding PAS domain-containing protein produces MTDENKTRSQLIKELHEMRKRIAVMERNNTKEYHNESFEIINESSMSVIVWRNEEGWPVDFVTDNIINVLGYSSEELLSGRVRYDQIIHPEDLPRVQQEVAGFSVEKNRERFIHKPYRILTPKGDIRWIEDRTGIERDEKGDITRYRGIILDISERKRVESELADERSRLASIIEGAQVGTWEWNVQTGETVFNEIWAQIVGYTLEELAPVNIDTWISFAHPEDIKGSDELLNKHFAGELSLYNYECRMRHKDGHWVWVHDQGRLMSRDAEGAPLLMFGTHQDITERKRMEEMVIQNEKMLSVGGLAAGMAHEINNPLAGMLQNAEVLSQRLKTDSNIPANLKAADAAGTTMKSIEQFMEDRGIQRMIRAITESGQRISEIVTNMLSFARKEESVVSTHHLDKILDKAIELAATDYDLKKTYDFKQIKIIRKYDENLPAIPCQATKIQQVLLNILTNGAQAMQTVKTVPSRFILRIRKEKSSDMIRIEIEDNGPGMDEKNRSKVFDPFFTTKPVGIGTGLGLSVSYFIITENHNGIIDVISEPGKGANFIIRLPVHRKN; encoded by the coding sequence ATGACGGATGAAAACAAAACCAGGTCCCAGTTAATCAAAGAATTGCATGAAATGCGAAAACGCATCGCCGTTATGGAGCGGAACAACACAAAAGAATATCATAATGAGTCTTTTGAGATTATAAACGAAAGCTCAATGTCTGTAATTGTATGGCGGAATGAGGAAGGATGGCCCGTAGATTTTGTAACGGATAATATAATAAATGTTCTCGGATATTCTTCTGAAGAACTGCTGTCGGGCAGAGTCAGATATGATCAGATCATCCATCCTGAAGATCTGCCAAGGGTGCAGCAGGAAGTTGCCGGATTCAGTGTTGAAAAAAATCGTGAACGATTTATTCATAAGCCATATCGAATTTTAACACCCAAAGGCGATATAAGATGGATTGAGGACCGAACCGGCATTGAAAGAGATGAAAAAGGAGATATTACCCGTTACCGGGGAATTATTCTGGACATTTCCGAGCGCAAGCGAGTGGAAAGTGAACTGGCAGACGAGCGCTCGCGCCTTGCTTCCATCATTGAAGGCGCGCAAGTCGGGACCTGGGAATGGAACGTGCAGACAGGCGAGACCGTATTTAATGAAATTTGGGCCCAAATCGTCGGCTATACCCTGGAAGAGTTGGCCCCAGTAAACATTGATACCTGGATTTCGTTTGCCCATCCCGAGGACATAAAGGGCTCGGACGAGCTTCTCAACAAGCATTTCGCAGGCGAACTTTCTCTTTATAATTACGAATGCCGTATGCGGCACAAAGACGGCCACTGGGTGTGGGTGCATGATCAGGGCCGTCTCATGAGTCGTGATGCCGAAGGGGCGCCATTGCTTATGTTTGGCACGCATCAGGATATTACCGAACGAAAACGCATGGAAGAGATGGTGATTCAAAACGAAAAAATGCTATCAGTTGGTGGGCTTGCCGCAGGCATGGCCCACGAGATCAACAACCCCTTGGCCGGGATGCTGCAGAATGCCGAAGTGTTATCCCAGCGGCTGAAGACAGACTCCAATATCCCGGCTAACCTAAAAGCGGCTGACGCCGCCGGCACTACTATGAAATCTATTGAACAGTTCATGGAAGATAGAGGGATACAAAGAATGATTAGGGCCATCACCGAGTCAGGACAGCGGATATCGGAGATTGTGACTAATATGCTCAGTTTTGCCCGGAAAGAAGAGTCGGTCGTATCTACCCATCATCTTGATAAAATCCTGGACAAAGCCATTGAACTGGCGGCTACGGATTACGACCTGAAAAAGACATATGACTTCAAACAGATTAAAATCATACGGAAATATGATGAAAATCTGCCTGCTATCCCTTGCCAGGCCACCAAAATACAGCAAGTGCTGCTCAATATCCTGACCAACGGTGCCCAGGCCATGCAGACAGTTAAAACGGTACCTTCCAGGTTTATTCTTAGAATTCGCAAAGAAAAATCATCTGATATGATCCGTATAGAAATAGAGGATAATGGACCAGGAATGGATGAAAAAAATCGGTCAAAGGTGTTTGATCCATTTTTTACGACTAAACCAGTTGGTATAGGCACAGGGTTGGGTCTGTCGGTTTCCTATTTTATCATCACTGAAAATCATAACGGTATAATAGACGTCATTTCTGAACCAGGAAAAGGAGCGAATTTTATTATTCGACTTCCTGTTCATAGAAAAAACTAA
- the vapC gene encoding tRNA(fMet)-specific endonuclease VapC, with translation MLKYMLDTNIVIYVIKRRPIEVLDIFNAHAGRMCISSITLAELLHGVEKSSMVSHNLRKVEDFVSRLEVLPYDDNAAAHYGNIRADLEKKGTPIGVNDLHIAGHARSESLILVSNNIREFVRVDGLRLENWIEIK, from the coding sequence ATGCTGAAATATATGTTGGACACCAATATCGTTATTTATGTGATTAAACGTCGACCAATTGAAGTATTGGACATTTTTAACGCCCATGCAGGCCGGATGTGTATTAGTTCAATCACGTTAGCGGAATTATTACATGGTGTTGAAAAAAGCTCTATGGTGTCGCACAATTTGCGAAAAGTAGAAGATTTTGTATCACGTCTGGAAGTCCTTCCCTATGATGATAATGCCGCCGCCCACTATGGAAATATCAGAGCGGATTTAGAAAAGAAAGGTACACCTATCGGGGTCAATGATTTGCATATTGCAGGCCATGCCCGGAGTGAATCTTTAATCCTGGTTTCTAACAACATACGTGAATTTGTGAGAGTCGATGGTTTGCGGCTCGAAAATTGGATCGAAATAAAGTGA
- a CDS encoding PAS domain S-box protein has product MKDEGKTKSQLIAELQEKRKQVAGQTRPLKAMEDISFEELFNLSEIQHLQDLYSNAFGVAAIITRPDGTPITRPSNFTVLCSQFIRNTEKGRRNCEISDAMIGRKNPDGPIIEPCLSAGLWDAGASIIVDGHHIANWLFGQVRNESQNEEKIVAYARDLGVDKTKFRAAYRQVPEMSLEQFEKVAQVIFFAANQLSKSAYQNLQQARFITEKKRTEESLQRTQFCVDHATMGIYQIGMNGCILNANPYAAKMLGYTVEELTALSIPDIDSFVSVDTMNADIAGLTASGQRNIFETVHVRKDGSHVPVEITGTILKYKAEQYYIAFVQEISERKQMEEALRLTQFMFDKAPIGIWTMGVDGKVLDVNEQGCSSLGYSREELCRMTVSDFDPNFDTENWDQNIAALKALGTRSIESLHRRKNGEIFPIQVTEKMVSFKDKEIHVAFIQDITEQKKAEKALQENQELLTNILESMDEAVRVYDQNYVYQLVNKKYEKMAGRSRQEVMGKTPWEVLPHLKNTLLEHSIRKAMTGEIVTNIETQIKDFGETEVWAKDSFSPIKNLDGDIIGVVGVGNDITQQKRDKEELREKDQLLRDIGKLVKVGGWKYDIETGKATWTDEVSQIHDLESNQELSVEKGLCFFHGEHRKKIECAFNELLEQGTPYDLVLEFVSAKGICKWVRTIGYPVMKDGRVVQLQGAMQDITEHKRMEEMMIQSEKMLSVGGLAAGMAHEINNPMAGMMQTAQVLSQRLSTGTNIPANLKAAEAAGTTMESIEQFMENRGIPRMIDAISESGERISKIVTNMLSFARKDNAAVSSHDLNEILDKTIGLAATDYDLKKKYDFKQIKIVKEYNENLPVVPCQASKIQQVLLNILTNGAQAMQDAGTSNAGFILRTYIDSARNMACIEIQDNGPGMDEKTRKKIFDPFFTTKPEGVGTGLGLSVSYFIITENHRGKMTVESSPGAGAKFIIRLPVKG; this is encoded by the coding sequence ATGAAAGATGAGGGTAAAACCAAATCCCAGCTGATCGCTGAACTGCAGGAGAAGCGAAAACAGGTAGCGGGCCAGACCCGGCCCCTGAAAGCAATGGAAGATATTTCCTTTGAAGAACTGTTCAACCTGTCCGAAATCCAGCATCTTCAGGACCTGTATTCAAACGCCTTTGGCGTGGCAGCCATCATAACCCGTCCGGACGGCACGCCCATCACCCGGCCAAGTAACTTTACAGTTCTATGCAGTCAGTTTATTCGGAATACCGAAAAGGGGCGCAGAAACTGCGAAATCTCCGATGCAATGATCGGAAGGAAGAACCCAGACGGACCTATTATTGAGCCGTGCCTGAGCGCCGGTTTATGGGACGCGGGGGCCAGTATCATCGTTGACGGGCACCATATTGCCAACTGGCTGTTCGGCCAGGTCCGTAACGAGAGTCAGAACGAAGAAAAGATCGTGGCCTACGCGCGTGACCTCGGCGTGGATAAAACTAAGTTTCGTGCCGCATACCGCCAGGTGCCTGAAATGTCTTTGGAACAGTTTGAAAAAGTGGCCCAGGTAATTTTTTTTGCAGCCAATCAGCTTTCCAAATCAGCCTATCAGAATCTTCAACAGGCACGTTTCATTACTGAAAAAAAACGAACCGAAGAGTCTTTGCAACGAACCCAGTTTTGCGTTGATCACGCAACCATGGGTATTTATCAGATTGGTATGAACGGATGCATTCTTAATGCAAACCCTTATGCCGCAAAGATGCTGGGGTATACCGTAGAGGAACTCACAGCACTTTCAATTCCCGATATTGATTCATTTGTTTCCGTGGATACCATGAATGCAGACATAGCCGGGCTTACCGCCAGTGGACAAAGAAATATTTTTGAAACGGTTCACGTCAGAAAGGACGGTTCTCATGTTCCGGTGGAAATTACCGGCACTATTTTAAAATATAAAGCAGAGCAGTATTATATTGCCTTTGTCCAAGAGATTTCCGAACGTAAGCAAATGGAAGAAGCCCTGCGTCTGACTCAGTTCATGTTCGACAAGGCTCCCATCGGCATCTGGACAATGGGGGTGGACGGTAAGGTTCTTGATGTTAATGAACAAGGCTGCTCCAGCCTTGGTTATTCCCGGGAAGAGCTCTGCCGCATGACCGTCTCCGATTTTGATCCCAATTTTGACACCGAAAATTGGGATCAAAACATTGCCGCACTGAAAGCGCTTGGAACCCGTAGCATCGAATCCCTACACCGAAGAAAAAACGGTGAAATTTTTCCGATCCAGGTTACAGAGAAAATGGTGTCATTCAAGGACAAGGAGATTCACGTTGCCTTTATCCAGGACATCACCGAGCAAAAAAAGGCGGAAAAAGCCTTGCAAGAAAACCAGGAATTGCTGACCAATATTTTGGAATCCATGGATGAAGCGGTCAGGGTGTACGATCAAAATTATGTCTATCAACTTGTTAACAAAAAATACGAAAAGATGGCAGGCAGATCCAGGCAGGAGGTGATGGGAAAAACGCCCTGGGAGGTTTTACCCCATCTGAAGAACACCCTACTTGAGCACAGTATTCGCAAGGCGATGACAGGCGAGATAGTCACCAATATCGAAACCCAAATAAAGGATTTCGGCGAAACTGAAGTATGGGCAAAGGACTCATTCTCCCCGATTAAGAACCTGGATGGTGATATCATCGGCGTTGTGGGCGTTGGAAACGATATCACCCAACAAAAGCGGGACAAAGAGGAACTGCGGGAGAAGGATCAGCTGCTTCGTGATATCGGTAAACTGGTCAAAGTTGGTGGATGGAAATACGATATCGAAACCGGCAAGGCAACATGGACAGACGAAGTAAGCCAAATACATGACCTTGAATCAAATCAGGAGTTGAGTGTTGAAAAAGGCCTTTGCTTTTTCCATGGAGAACACCGGAAAAAAATTGAATGCGCCTTTAATGAACTGTTAGAGCAGGGCACCCCTTACGATTTGGTGCTTGAATTCGTATCCGCCAAGGGAATTTGCAAGTGGGTGCGGACCATTGGCTACCCAGTAATGAAAGATGGACGTGTGGTTCAGTTGCAGGGTGCCATGCAGGATATCACCGAACATAAACGCATGGAAGAGATGATGATCCAGAGCGAGAAGATGCTGTCAGTCGGTGGGCTGGCTGCGGGCATGGCCCACGAGATCAACAACCCCATGGCCGGGATGATGCAGACAGCCCAAGTGCTATCCCAGCGGCTCAGTACCGGTACCAATATTCCGGCTAACCTAAAAGCAGCTGAAGCCGCAGGTACTACCATGGAGTCCATTGAACAGTTCATGGAAAACAGAGGCATACCGAGGATGATTGATGCCATCTCCGAGTCAGGAGAGCGTATATCAAAGATTGTTACCAATATGCTCAGCTTTGCCCGGAAGGACAACGCAGCTGTATCCTCCCATGACCTGAACGAAATTCTTGATAAGACCATTGGACTTGCGGCTACGGATTACGACCTGAAAAAAAAGTATGATTTCAAACAGATTAAAATAGTTAAGGAATATAATGAGAATCTGCCTGTCGTTCCTTGCCAGGCAAGCAAAATACAGCAGGTATTGCTCAATATCTTGACCAACGGGGCTCAAGCTATGCAGGACGCAGGGACCTCTAACGCTGGGTTTATCCTCAGGACCTATATCGATTCAGCCAGGAATATGGCCTGCATAGAGATACAGGACAACGGGCCTGGAATGGATGAAAAAACTCGCAAAAAGATATTTGATCCATTTTTCACTACCAAACCGGAAGGCGTGGGAACCGGTCTTGGGCTGAGTGTCTCCTATTTCATTATCACCGAAAATCATAGAGGGAAAATGACAGTCGAATCCAGTCCGGGGGCAGGAGCCAAATTCATTATACGGCTGCCGGTGAAAGGATAA
- a CDS encoding 4Fe-4S dicluster domain-containing protein, with protein MRYLNLYDSLSCLNCAACMSACSVENRMRLERDQGVDFTRGVNQYLNGSYYLRPRRMEVGQYPDARVLVGFHHCRHCETAACLENCPANAIERRPGGQVVINESACIGCRTCQDACPFDVPFYDAQSGKAKKCIGCYDRVESGLLPACVDACMSGALISGPEDEVIAEGEKRIAQYSERIGQEYILYGKETINSSVGRLGWLTIAAKQDAPYYLMAYNPVKPMMQARNAVKGIGALGAAGVVAGAALHSLYLFSARKNEVKRASENKKGASND; from the coding sequence ATGAGATATTTAAATTTGTACGACAGTTTGAGCTGCTTGAACTGCGCGGCCTGCATGAGTGCCTGTTCCGTTGAAAACCGGATGCGCCTGGAACGGGATCAGGGCGTGGATTTTACCCGTGGGGTCAACCAGTATCTTAATGGTTCCTATTATCTTCGGCCCCGGCGCATGGAGGTCGGGCAATACCCGGATGCAAGAGTGCTGGTCGGCTTTCACCACTGCCGTCACTGTGAAACGGCGGCCTGTCTTGAAAACTGTCCGGCCAACGCCATTGAGCGCAGGCCCGGCGGCCAGGTGGTTATCAATGAATCCGCCTGCATCGGATGCCGGACCTGCCAGGACGCCTGCCCCTTTGATGTGCCCTTTTACGATGCCCAGTCCGGCAAGGCAAAAAAATGTATCGGCTGCTATGACCGTGTGGAATCCGGCCTTTTGCCGGCCTGCGTAGACGCCTGCATGAGCGGCGCACTGATTTCAGGCCCTGAAGATGAGGTGATAGCAGAAGGGGAAAAACGGATTGCCCAATATTCCGAACGTATTGGACAAGAATATATTCTCTACGGAAAAGAGACGATTAATTCGTCGGTGGGACGCCTGGGCTGGCTCACCATTGCAGCAAAACAAGATGCGCCGTATTACCTGATGGCTTACAATCCGGTCAAACCCATGATGCAGGCCCGCAATGCCGTAAAGGGTATTGGTGCCCTGGGCGCTGCCGGCGTTGTTGCCGGGGCGGCTTTGCACAGCCTGTACCTGTTCAGTGCGCGTAAAAATGAGGTCAAACGTGCCTCAGAAAATAAAAAGGGGGCGTCCAATGACTAA
- a CDS encoding cytochrome b/b6 domain-containing protein, with the protein MTNTDEQVVTFTRLQRSFHNHLIHFMVFFIITGLPLFSSYFSFIGLWFSTPFDFIGNTFPELAASGVTDSQRLAAGLQVCRVLHRITALFFILMAMPFAVTQLAQIRKWAIWPENSWHPAGLIDGFKGLWVNYVSLGHARIGKYNVGQKLFAWTMIAAMTAITASGFVLMFRGLFSDPISEVSRLIHAASFVVIAVFLIVHLYLSMLPMNREARNAMFDNGRLPMAYVKSHHPIWYEKLTGKNAG; encoded by the coding sequence ATGACTAACACAGACGAGCAGGTGGTTACCTTTACACGGTTGCAGCGCTCCTTTCACAACCATTTGATCCATTTCATGGTCTTTTTTATCATTACGGGACTTCCGCTTTTTTCTTCCTATTTCAGCTTTATCGGTCTTTGGTTCTCCACACCCTTTGACTTTATCGGAAATACCTTCCCGGAACTTGCCGCCTCCGGGGTAACTGACAGTCAGCGCCTGGCCGCAGGGTTGCAGGTATGTCGTGTGCTTCATCGTATAACAGCTCTTTTTTTTATTTTGATGGCAATGCCTTTTGCAGTGACCCAGCTGGCACAGATTCGTAAATGGGCCATATGGCCGGAAAACAGTTGGCATCCGGCGGGCCTTATCGACGGATTCAAAGGGTTATGGGTCAACTATGTCAGCTTGGGCCATGCACGGATTGGAAAGTATAATGTGGGCCAGAAACTTTTTGCCTGGACCATGATTGCCGCAATGACGGCTATTACTGCCAGCGGATTTGTTCTCATGTTCCGGGGTCTATTTTCTGATCCGATCAGTGAGGTCAGTCGACTTATCCATGCAGCAAGCTTTGTAGTTATTGCTGTTTTTCTAATTGTTCACCTTTACCTATCCATGCTTCCCATGAACCGGGAGGCGAGAAACGCCATGTTTGATAATGGACGGCTTCCCATGGCATATGTCAAAAGTCACCATCCCATATGGTACGAGAAGCTGACGGGTAAAAATGCAGGTTGA